A stretch of Mucilaginibacter terrae DNA encodes these proteins:
- a CDS encoding DUF2157 domain-containing protein codes for MLTDQHHLYDELHAQGIISDASYTKINQQRLNPLFSVHWEVKTILYLGIMLFTGGIGTLVYKNIDTIGHQIILAFIALVSGGCLFYCFKNKKPFSRSKVESPNTFFDYVLLLGTISLLIFIGYLQYQYNVFGNNYGLATLIPMLILFYLAYDFDHIGILNMAIANLGIWMGVTATPRQLLQAGIFMNGQVIFTYVGFGLLLLLAAWLTQKFIFKKHFKFSYAHYGIHVTLIALLAGYFHYYDEGHAVLWAFAVLGLTALIYKDAYQQKSFYFIMLAIVYGYITVSCLLFMLLTMGANDAGIILSIYYVPISAAVVIYSLNRLHKKLKAL; via the coding sequence ATGTTAACAGACCAGCACCATTTGTACGATGAACTACATGCGCAGGGCATCATAAGCGACGCCTCGTACACCAAAATAAACCAACAGCGGCTCAATCCATTATTCTCGGTTCATTGGGAAGTTAAAACCATACTTTACCTGGGCATTATGCTGTTTACCGGCGGTATTGGCACATTAGTTTATAAAAATATTGATACCATTGGCCACCAGATCATATTGGCATTTATTGCTTTGGTGAGTGGTGGATGCCTGTTTTACTGCTTTAAAAATAAGAAGCCGTTCAGCCGCTCAAAGGTTGAAAGTCCTAACACCTTTTTTGATTACGTATTGTTACTGGGCACTATCAGTTTGCTCATTTTTATTGGCTACCTGCAATACCAATACAACGTATTTGGTAATAATTATGGCTTGGCAACGCTTATTCCCATGCTCATTTTGTTTTACCTGGCTTATGATTTCGACCATATCGGCATACTAAACATGGCCATTGCCAACTTGGGTATATGGATGGGTGTTACTGCAACTCCCCGCCAATTATTGCAGGCCGGAATATTCATGAATGGACAGGTTATATTCACTTACGTGGGTTTTGGTCTGCTGTTGCTTTTAGCAGCCTGGTTAACTCAAAAATTCATATTTAAAAAGCACTTTAAATTTAGCTATGCACATTATGGTATACATGTTACCTTAATAGCACTATTAGCAGGCTATTTTCATTATTATGATGAAGGACATGCTGTATTATGGGCATTTGCTGTACTGGGTTTAACTGCCCTTATTTATAAAGATGCTTACCAGCAAAAGAGCTTTTACTTTATAATGCTGGCCATTGTGTACGGATATATTACTGTTTCATGCCTATTGTTCATGCTACTAACCATGGGAGCTAATGATGCGGGGATAATCCTGTCTATTTATTATGTACCCATTTCGGCAGCGGTGGTTATTTATTCACTAAATCGTCTTCACAAAAAATTAAAGGCTTTATGA
- a CDS encoding glycosyl-4,4'-diaponeurosporenoate acyltransferase CrtO family protein, with translation MKQKPLFKKYAIVALATLVAVAFIGVFYVLGLKTSMFLFAWQLNFALMAWISVVNAQLKPRLRSSYFDAFAFEQDGKIYAYLGVNWFRRFLVLVGWEKITRKNMPVSNSISDIKKYERATRESEYGHWIVAIIVILISIYIYIQYSLVQIIWLMVLNVLFNIYPIFLQRYNRPRLQIIISRYSSIK, from the coding sequence ATGAAGCAAAAACCGTTGTTTAAAAAATATGCTATTGTGGCTTTGGCAACCCTTGTGGCGGTAGCATTTATAGGCGTGTTTTATGTGTTAGGACTTAAAACTTCGATGTTTTTATTTGCATGGCAGCTCAACTTTGCCCTTATGGCATGGATCTCGGTTGTAAACGCTCAACTAAAGCCACGCTTGCGATCATCGTACTTTGATGCTTTTGCTTTCGAACAAGACGGAAAAATATATGCCTATTTAGGCGTTAACTGGTTTAGGCGGTTTTTGGTGCTGGTTGGCTGGGAAAAAATAACCCGTAAAAACATGCCGGTATCCAATAGCATTAGCGATATTAAAAAATATGAGCGGGCAACCCGCGAGTCGGAATATGGACATTGGATAGTAGCAATTATTGTTATCCTGATATCAATTTACATTTATATCCAGTATTCGTTAGTGCAAATAATATGGCTAATGGTACTCAATGTTTTGTTTAATATTTACCCCATATTTTTGCAACGCTACAACCGTCCAAGGCTACAAATTATAATTAGCAGATATTCTTCAATAAAATAG
- a CDS encoding alkaline phosphatase family protein, whose translation MKQQLLLVLGIILWLAGYGQNNDTTQYIIKGRANSPEQQKKPYVIMISVDAMRYDYIEKCNATNLITLGKTGVRAEAMMPSYPSITFPNHYTLVTGLYPSHHGIVCNKFYDRNLNDSYSSKSVTATEARWYGGTPLWVLAEQQKMLSAAFYWVGSDAEIQNTYPTYRYKYNEKISIGNRIKTVINWLKLSPAQRPHLINLYFPQVDYAGHHFGPDAPETHKAVLLIDSAVNELQKQVKQTGLDVNFIFLSDHGMVHVDNKAPLSIPPIIDTAKFNITGEDVMVELYAKDTSAIKGTYEALLKEPHNRYAVYLGTNTPKHWHYNKANDRFNRIADILLIPKAPNVFIYTAKGRPNPGAHGYDPTLVPQMKATFYAWGPNFKTGLKIPMFNNVDVYPLVAQLLGLTITQPVDGSIHLAKKLLIK comes from the coding sequence ATGAAACAGCAGCTGTTATTAGTATTAGGTATTATTTTGTGGCTGGCGGGCTATGGTCAAAATAACGATACCACCCAGTACATTATTAAGGGCAGGGCAAACAGCCCCGAGCAGCAAAAAAAGCCTTATGTTATCATGATTTCGGTTGATGCTATGCGGTATGATTATATTGAAAAGTGCAACGCCACAAATCTTATTACATTAGGTAAAACCGGGGTACGTGCAGAGGCCATGATGCCCTCCTACCCTTCCATCACTTTTCCAAATCATTATACGCTGGTTACGGGTTTATATCCTTCACACCATGGTATAGTCTGCAATAAGTTTTATGACCGAAACTTAAACGATTCATATTCATCCAAGAGCGTTACGGCTACCGAAGCCCGATGGTATGGCGGCACCCCGCTATGGGTGCTGGCCGAGCAACAAAAAATGTTGAGCGCTGCTTTTTACTGGGTAGGTTCGGATGCCGAAATACAAAACACGTATCCTACTTACAGATACAAGTACAACGAAAAAATAAGCATAGGCAACCGAATTAAAACTGTAATAAACTGGCTTAAGCTTTCACCCGCGCAGCGTCCGCATTTAATAAATCTGTACTTTCCGCAGGTTGATTATGCAGGGCATCATTTTGGCCCCGATGCCCCCGAAACACACAAAGCGGTATTACTGATAGATTCGGCAGTGAACGAATTGCAGAAACAGGTAAAACAAACCGGACTGGATGTAAATTTCATTTTCCTGTCAGATCATGGAATGGTACATGTTGACAACAAAGCCCCCCTGAGCATCCCTCCTATTATAGATACTGCCAAATTTAATATTACCGGCGAAGATGTAATGGTTGAGCTATACGCCAAAGATACATCGGCAATAAAAGGCACTTACGAAGCTTTACTGAAAGAGCCCCATAACCGTTACGCTGTTTACCTGGGCACCAATACACCAAAGCATTGGCACTATAATAAGGCTAACGATCGCTTTAACCGTATTGCCGATATTTTGCTCATTCCTAAAGCCCCAAATGTTTTTATCTATACTGCTAAAGGTAGGCCCAATCCCGGTGCTCACGGTTACGACCCAACTTTAGTACCGCAAATGAAAGCTACTTTTTATGCCTGGGGACCAAATTTTAAAACCGGCTTAAAAATTCCGATGTTTAACAATGTTGATGTATACCCACTGGTTGCCCAACTGCTTGGCCTAACCATTACTCAACCTGTCGATGGTTCAATTCATCTTGCCAAAAAATTGCTCATAAAGTAA
- a CDS encoding uridine kinase family protein, producing MSKNKPYIIGIAGGSGSGKTFFLKCFLEHFSADEVCLVSQDDYYIPVAHNMTPEENKLYNFDLPRTIDMQQFHNDITRLINNETITKLEYTFNNPNAIPKTLEIKPAPILIVEGLFILHFQDISNQLNLKIFLDTDEEVALQRRLKRDLNERGYSHDDVLYKWHNHVVPAYKEYLLPYREGCHKIVVNNSNVAEDIIRTTDEISDEVRTKLFGE from the coding sequence ATGAGCAAGAATAAGCCTTATATTATTGGTATTGCCGGCGGTAGCGGATCGGGCAAAACGTTTTTCTTAAAATGCTTTTTAGAACATTTCTCAGCTGATGAAGTTTGTTTGGTATCGCAGGATGATTATTACATCCCGGTAGCTCACAACATGACTCCGGAGGAAAATAAACTGTATAATTTTGATTTACCCCGTACGATTGACATGCAGCAGTTTCATAACGATATTACCCGCTTAATTAACAATGAAACGATTACCAAGCTGGAGTATACCTTTAATAACCCCAACGCCATCCCCAAAACGCTGGAAATTAAACCCGCCCCTATATTAATCGTAGAAGGCCTGTTCATCCTGCATTTTCAAGATATTTCCAACCAGCTTAATCTAAAAATCTTTCTTGACACCGATGAAGAGGTAGCCCTCCAACGTCGCCTAAAACGCGACCTCAATGAGCGAGGTTATTCCCATGACGATGTTCTTTATAAGTGGCATAATCATGTTGTACCCGCTTACAAAGAATACTTGCTTCCCTATCGTGAAGGCTGCCATAAAATTGTGGTAAACAATAGTAATGTAGCAGAGGATATTATACGCACTACCGATGAAATCTCTGATGAAGTGAGAACGAAGTTGTTTGGGGAATAG
- a CDS encoding FtsK/SpoIIIE family DNA translocase, producing the protein MPPKGNQFKSNSFKDENRPRQGGGSRPELERVSKPRFDGMPAFNLGDGRIIKIIGLLCLVVSVFFLIAFTSYIFTWEIDQSYIQQTNGGWGTLFKTQQELIDNGVTNPVVQNWLGKLGALMANQFMYEWFGLASYFFVLVFFVIGYRLLFKVRLFAVGKLLAYSFFGLIFTSVTIGFFHGFMSNYPHYIEGEFGFWSTRLLNAQIGSAGTGCLLLFAGLTVLIIAYNIDFKLPERPQKVTDLNNAAEGEAASGNVELEDEVIFEPVEWPRANNRRETAAPQQPILTTNERLQQEPLVKPPVAEPVLPEPVLQHNVPLAAEVANSIKHEPITLSPQKTDLDEADVPEVEDVPLTVEEARPQAELSIEKEAEVSSNELVEKFGTYDPKLDLSGYKYPTLDLLENYGSNKISVDASELEANKNKIVETLNHYNIEIDKIKATIGPTVTLYEIIPAPGVRISKIKNLEDDIALSLAALGIRIIAPMPGKGTIGIEVPNQHPEMVSMRSVLATEKFQNTTMDLPIALGKTISNEVFVADLAKMPHLLVAGATGQGKSVGINAILVSLLYKRHPAELKFVMVDPKKVELTLFRKIERHFLAKLPDEADAIITDTKKVINTLNSLCIEMDQRYDLLKDAQVRNLKEYNAKFVNRKLNPENGHRFLPFIVLVVDEFADLMMTAGKEVEMPIARLAQLARAVGIHLVIATQRPSVNIITGTIKANFPARLAFRVLSKIDSRTILDAGGADQLIGRGDMLLATGSDLIRIQCAFVDTPEVEKISDHIGNQRGYPSAMLLPEYVGEGEANAPKDFDPNDRDPMFEDAARLIVLHQQGSTSLIQRKLKLGYNRAGRIIDQLEAAGIVGPFEGSKAREVLYPDEYSLERALEDIQKGSGN; encoded by the coding sequence ATGCCGCCAAAAGGAAATCAGTTTAAATCCAATTCTTTTAAAGATGAAAACCGCCCACGCCAGGGTGGTGGCAGTCGCCCCGAACTTGAGCGTGTATCGAAACCTAGGTTTGATGGCATGCCCGCTTTCAATTTAGGGGATGGCCGTATTATCAAGATCATTGGCCTTTTGTGCCTGGTTGTTTCGGTATTCTTCCTGATCGCCTTTACCTCTTACATTTTTACCTGGGAAATTGATCAGAGCTACATTCAGCAAACTAATGGTGGTTGGGGAACGCTATTTAAAACCCAGCAAGAATTGATTGATAATGGCGTTACCAACCCTGTGGTGCAAAACTGGTTGGGTAAGTTAGGTGCGTTGATGGCCAATCAATTTATGTATGAATGGTTTGGACTGGCGTCGTACTTTTTTGTACTGGTGTTTTTTGTAATAGGCTATCGTTTACTGTTTAAAGTAAGGTTATTTGCCGTTGGCAAGTTGTTGGCTTACTCATTTTTTGGATTGATTTTTACCTCTGTTACCATTGGCTTTTTTCATGGCTTCATGAGTAACTATCCGCATTATATTGAAGGAGAGTTTGGTTTTTGGAGCACCCGTTTGCTCAATGCGCAAATAGGCTCGGCCGGTACCGGGTGTTTACTGCTTTTTGCGGGTTTAACCGTATTAATTATAGCTTACAACATCGACTTTAAACTTCCGGAGCGCCCTCAAAAAGTAACAGATTTAAATAATGCTGCCGAAGGTGAAGCTGCCTCAGGTAATGTTGAATTGGAAGACGAAGTGATTTTTGAGCCGGTTGAATGGCCCCGCGCTAATAACCGCCGCGAAACTGCCGCTCCTCAACAGCCCATATTAACTACTAATGAGCGCCTGCAGCAAGAACCTCTTGTAAAACCGCCTGTGGCCGAACCCGTTTTGCCTGAGCCGGTGTTACAGCATAATGTGCCGCTTGCTGCCGAGGTAGCCAATTCTATCAAGCATGAGCCTATTACCCTGTCTCCGCAAAAAACAGATTTAGACGAGGCAGATGTGCCCGAGGTAGAGGATGTTCCGCTTACGGTAGAAGAAGCGCGCCCACAAGCTGAATTAAGTATTGAGAAAGAAGCCGAGGTTAGCTCGAATGAGTTAGTGGAAAAATTTGGCACTTACGACCCCAAACTTGATTTATCGGGTTATAAATATCCTACACTTGATTTATTGGAAAACTATGGTTCTAATAAAATAAGCGTTGATGCTTCGGAGCTTGAAGCCAATAAGAACAAGATCGTTGAAACGCTGAACCATTACAATATTGAGATCGATAAGATTAAGGCAACCATTGGTCCAACAGTTACTTTGTATGAAATAATCCCGGCTCCTGGTGTACGTATCTCTAAAATCAAAAATCTGGAAGATGATATCGCATTAAGCTTAGCCGCATTAGGTATACGTATTATTGCGCCTATGCCGGGCAAGGGTACCATTGGTATTGAGGTACCTAACCAGCATCCAGAAATGGTATCCATGCGTTCGGTACTGGCAACCGAAAAGTTCCAGAATACTACTATGGATTTGCCTATTGCTTTGGGTAAAACCATATCAAACGAAGTATTTGTAGCCGATTTGGCCAAGATGCCCCACTTGCTGGTTGCCGGAGCTACCGGCCAGGGTAAATCGGTTGGTATTAACGCCATATTGGTTTCGTTACTTTACAAGCGCCACCCGGCCGAGCTTAAGTTTGTAATGGTTGACCCTAAAAAGGTGGAGCTGACCCTCTTCCGGAAAATTGAGCGTCACTTTTTGGCCAAACTACCCGATGAGGCCGATGCTATTATAACTGATACCAAAAAAGTAATTAATACCCTCAATTCGTTATGTATTGAGATGGATCAGCGTTATGATTTGCTGAAAGATGCGCAGGTACGTAATCTGAAAGAATATAATGCCAAGTTTGTAAATCGCAAGCTTAATCCTGAAAACGGTCATCGCTTTTTGCCATTCATTGTATTAGTCGTTGATGAATTTGCCGACCTGATGATGACGGCGGGTAAAGAAGTTGAGATGCCTATTGCCCGTTTAGCACAACTGGCGCGTGCAGTGGGTATTCACCTTGTAATTGCTACACAGCGCCCGTCGGTTAATATTATTACAGGTACTATTAAGGCTAACTTCCCGGCGCGTTTGGCATTCAGAGTATTGTCAAAAATCGACTCACGCACGATTCTTGATGCCGGTGGTGCCGATCAATTGATCGGTCGCGGTGATATGCTTTTGGCTACCGGCAGCGATTTAATACGTATACAATGTGCCTTTGTTGATACCCCAGAGGTAGAGAAGATATCAGACCACATAGGTAACCAACGTGGCTATCCAAGCGCTATGCTACTGCCCGAATACGTTGGCGAAGGCGAAGCAAATGCCCCTAAAGATTTTGACCCTAATGATCGTGATCCAATGTTTGAAGATGCTGCACGTCTTATTGTGTTACATCAGCAGGGTTCAACTTCGCTTATTCAGCGTAAACTCAAACTGGGTTATAACCGTGCAGGGCGCATCATCGACCAATTGGAAGCTGCAGGTATTGTAGGCCCTTTTGAAGGTAGTAAAGCCCGTGAAGTACTGTATCCCGATGAGTATAGTTTAGAACGCGCTCTTGAGGACATACAAAAAGGTTCGGGCAATTAA
- a CDS encoding ankyrin repeat domain-containing protein, translating into MGQLEYLITTGDLYNLNQLLSQNPSLAKNAVSDDVSPLMLSCYYKKPDATNILLKYLDEVDIFEAAAVGKFDILAYQVYNNPEQIHEYNADGFTPLALACYFGNYEAARYLIFKGADANQPLNGPSGIRPIHLAVAGNHLDIARMLIEHNVQINTQHDTGITPLHYAAKNGNLEMLVVLLEEGADVSIKMDDGALPADLALNNGHFEIADILSL; encoded by the coding sequence ATGGGACAGTTAGAATATTTAATAACAACAGGCGACTTATACAACCTAAATCAATTATTATCACAAAACCCATCGCTGGCTAAAAACGCGGTAAGCGATGATGTATCGCCGCTTATGCTATCTTGCTATTATAAAAAACCAGATGCCACCAATATACTGCTTAAATATTTAGATGAAGTTGACATTTTTGAAGCCGCTGCAGTTGGTAAGTTTGATATATTGGCTTACCAGGTGTATAATAACCCGGAGCAAATACATGAATACAACGCCGATGGCTTTACGCCATTAGCACTTGCCTGTTATTTTGGCAATTATGAAGCAGCACGTTACTTGATATTTAAAGGTGCCGATGCCAACCAACCACTAAATGGTCCATCCGGTATCAGACCAATACACTTAGCAGTGGCTGGCAATCATTTAGATATTGCGCGTATGCTAATTGAACACAATGTACAAATTAACACACAGCATGATACAGGTATAACTCCATTACACTATGCCGCCAAAAACGGAAATTTAGAGATGCTGGTTGTGTTGCTGGAAGAGGGCGCAGATGTTAGTATAAAAATGGATGATGGTGCTTTACCTGCCGACCTTGCTTTAAATAACGGTCACTTTGAAATTGCAGATATTTTGAGTTTGTAA
- a CDS encoding LolA family protein → MKNLFAYLIILISTAPTALAQKDADAKAILSGVGQKYRSYNTVKSDFTLTIANPQEGVNQTQNGTLITQVKANKYKLSFFSNTTKKALTQEIISDGKTQWTYMPAQKEVQINDANTTEGINPAQIFTLYEKGYKYIYTGLQKQAGKTYQVVELTPTDAKQSIFKIRLLIDKMKKQIYNAQLFDKNGGRYNYTINTFTPDVSVAANTFTFNPKAYTGVEVVDLR, encoded by the coding sequence ATGAAAAACTTATTTGCATACCTCATTATATTAATTTCAACCGCTCCCACTGCACTTGCACAGAAAGATGCCGACGCTAAAGCTATTTTAAGTGGAGTAGGGCAAAAGTATCGTTCATATAATACTGTTAAAAGTGATTTTACTTTAACCATAGCCAATCCGCAAGAGGGCGTAAATCAAACTCAGAATGGTACTTTAATTACCCAGGTTAAGGCTAACAAATATAAATTGAGCTTTTTTAGCAATACCACTAAAAAAGCCCTTACCCAGGAAATCATAAGCGATGGCAAAACCCAGTGGACATACATGCCCGCACAAAAAGAAGTTCAGATAAACGATGCCAATACCACCGAGGGAATTAATCCGGCTCAAATATTTACGCTTTACGAGAAGGGGTATAAATACATTTACACTGGTTTGCAAAAGCAAGCTGGTAAAACTTATCAAGTTGTTGAGCTAACTCCAACTGATGCCAAACAAAGCATATTCAAAATACGCCTGCTCATTGATAAAATGAAAAAGCAGATTTACAACGCACAATTATTTGATAAAAATGGTGGCCGATATAATTACACCATAAATACTTTTACACCTGATGTAAGTGTTGCTGCCAATACGTTTACTTTCAATCCAAAAGCTTATACTGGTGTAGAAGTAGTAGACTTGAGATAA
- a CDS encoding LysM peptidoglycan-binding domain-containing protein, with the protein MTIKLFLMGGICSFFTLPGIARPVIDSIGVENQEGKKVVLHKLDPKDNYFSIGRRYNVKPAVIIQFNHNAPLRVGNVIKVPTELSFVGTSAASPVTVASTNTESATAATEYKVGAGETLYAISKRFNVKVEEYYEPE; encoded by the coding sequence ATGACTATAAAATTATTTTTAATGGGGGGCATATGCTCATTTTTTACCCTACCAGGTATAGCTCGTCCGGTGATAGATTCCATAGGAGTTGAAAACCAGGAGGGTAAAAAGGTGGTTCTGCACAAACTCGATCCTAAGGACAACTATTTCTCGATTGGCCGCCGTTACAATGTTAAGCCGGCTGTAATTATTCAATTTAATCATAATGCCCCTTTGCGCGTAGGTAACGTTATTAAAGTACCTACGGAATTGTCTTTTGTTGGCACAAGTGCTGCATCTCCTGTAACCGTAGCATCAACAAATACAGAATCAGCCACTGCTGCTACCGAATACAAAGTTGGAGCGGGTGAAACCCTTTATGCCATATCAAAACGTTTTAATGTTAAGGTTGAGGAATATTATGAGCCAGAATAA